The Symphalangus syndactylus isolate Jambi chromosome 1, NHGRI_mSymSyn1-v2.1_pri, whole genome shotgun sequence DNA segment cctgaggtgtcGGGAGATccagaccgtcctggccaacacggtgaaaccccgtctctactaaaaatacaaaaaaattagccgggcatggtggtgcatgcctgtaatcccagctactcggaaggctgaggcaggataatcgcttgaacccgggaggcggaggttgcagtgagcggggatcgcgccattgcactccagcctgggcaacaagagcgaaactccgtctcaaaaaataagtaaataaataaataaaaataaaaaagaatggcttCCCGGTTCCATCTTACAGCTGTTAACCAGAGTGACACCTGGTATATCACATTTGTATATTTGTAAATTTGTATATCACATTTCACAAGAAATAATCAGGGATGAGCATACAGATCTACGTTTAAGAATGTTCATTGCAACtttatttagaataatatttgaaaatgttctaaatgctaaacaataaagaaatggagaagTAAACTGTGCTTAGGCTTATTGTGCAGCGTAGAGAACTAAAATAAGATTTGATATTAGtttaagaattgtttttaaataaaaataaaataaatagaagccGAACCGTGCCAGGCCTGGCAGAAGAATGACAAGTGGGAGGAGTAAGAGCCGGAAAGAGTGGTGGCAGGTGAAGTCCGAGACGACAGAGGAACTGGTTTCCTCCGCTCCGTAAGGCACACAGCCTGCCCCATTAATACATGTGGAAGGGGAAAGAGACTGAATGGAGGAATGAATGCAACTTGATCCAGGTAGTGCTTCGAAAGCGGCCGCTGTACCTGTGAACCTCTCTGCCTGACAAGCGGCCAATGTACGGAATCAACTACCAAGATGGCGGCGCCCTCGAAGAATCCGCAATTAGGTCGCCGCCATGTGTCGCCTAGGAACGTACGGAATTCGACCCACGTACGGAATCAGATTCCAAGATGACGGCATCTATGAGGAAGTCACGCAGTAGGTGCAGCCATGTTGCCTGTACGTCGAGGCCGTACAAGCAGCCGCCGTACGGACTCTACTGACAAGGTGGCGGCGCCCTCGGGAAAGCCACAATGTGAGCGCGGCCATGTTCCCGGCGAACGTATGGATTCGGCCACCATACGGATACGATAATCAAGATGGCGGCGCCTGAGGGGTCTTCGGGGCTCTAGGCGAGCGACCTACTGGTTTGCGGCGGAGACGACGCACGGGGCCTGCGCAATAGGAGTACGCTGCCTGGGAGGCGTGACTAGAAGCGGAAGTAGTTGTGGGCTCCTTTGCAACCGTCTGGGACGCCGCTGAGCGGTCTGTGCAGGTTCGCGGGTCGCTGGCGGGGGTCGTGAGGGAGTGCGCCGGGAGCGGAGATATGGTGAGTACCGGGTCCAGGGAGGGGTTCGCCGGTGGAGGTCGGTCGGTTGGCAACAGTGGGGTCTGTCGGCCGACTCAGGGGTCTGTGGGGAACCATAACCGGAGTCTGTGGACTGAACGGCGGGAGTCTATGGGCAGAATGATGAACCATCTGGGAGTTCTATGGTGAGCCGCGGTGGGGGGGCTCCTTAATAGAAGTTTAGTGGGCACTCCGTGTTGCAGTTCCGTGGGAAACCATGATCGGGGGTTCTTTGGGCAGAGGGACAAGGGGGTTGTAAGGAGTCACATTGGGTGGTCTGTAGTGAGCCGTGACGAGGAGTCCGTGTCCAGGTATCCGTGGACAGCCGCGACTGGGGGTGGGTGCGGGTGCCAGGTGGGTCTATGAGGTAAACAGGGAGGGGTGCGTGGAGAACCGCGATGGGAAGTCCGCAGTGAGTTACGCGGGGTCTGTGAGGCGCCACGATGGAGGGTCGCCATGACCCATTAGCGAGTGTGGACGCAGGGAGCGGGTGTGGGTGGGTGCGTGATGGGAAGCATGGAGCAGAGTAATAGGATGACAGAGGAAGGGATGGTGGTCAGTGGGGACTGTGATGGAGAGGTTTTTTGGGGGGCCCGATGTGAAATCTGCAGGCAGAGTGGGGATCCCTGCTGACCATGGTGGAGCTGTAATGGGGGGATGAGCCGCCACGGTGGGGGCTGTTTAAGGATCCGTAATGGGGGTGCCCCGCAGGAGGGAGATGGTTCAGACCCAGAGCCTCCAGATGCCGGGGAGGACAGCAAGTCGGAGAATGGGGAGAATGCGCCCATCTACTGCATCTGCCGCAAACCGGACATCAACTGCTTCATGATGTGAGCCCGGGAGAGATAGGCGGGGCTGACACTGGCAGGGTGGGGTGAGGCCGATGGGCCGCGCCCCTCACATCTCCACCACCTGCCCCATCCTCTGCAGCGGGTGTGACAACTGCAATGAGTGGTTCCATGGGGACTGCATCCGGATCACTGAGAAGATGGCCAAGGCCATCCGTGAGTGGTACTGTCGGGAGTGCAGAGGTGAGGGCCATGGATGGACAGGGAAGGCAGGTGGGGCttcaagggaggaggaggagccacaATGGGGAATCATGGGGATTAAGTGATACACGTTTGTGGTGAGCTGGAATAGGGGCTCCATTGTGAGTGGTAATAGAAGATCCCACGGGAAGAGGCAGCTCTGCCCTGGACAGGGGTGCAGAGTAGGTGGGTGGGACAGTAAGGGAgcgaagaggaagaaagaggttTTGGGACCATTCATACCGTCCAGTGCTCACTCACTTTGGCCCTACTCTCTGCCCCACAGAGAAAGACCCCAAACTAGAGATTCGCTATCGGCACAagaagtcacgggagcgggatgGCAATGAGCGGGACAGCAGTGAGCCCCGGGATGAGGGTGGAGGGCGCAAGAGGCCTGTCCCCGATCCAGACCTGCAGCGCCGGGCAGGGTCAGGGACAGGGGTTGGGGCCATGCTTGCTCGGGGCTCTGCTTCGCCCCACAAATCCTCTCCTCAGCCCTTGGTGGCCACACCCAGCCAGGTGAGTGGCTGCATAAAGTGAGTGGATGTGTAAAGTGATTCCGTTTCAGCCCTGCCTGGGTCCATGATTTCTGTTCTGGGCCCCCTCCTCCAGcatcaccagcagcagcagcagcagatcaAACGGTCAGCCCGCATGTGTGGTGAGTGTGAGGCATGTCGGCGCACTGAGGACTGTGGTCACTGTGACTTCTGTCGGGACATGAAGAAGTTTGGGGGCCCCAACAAGATCCGGCAGAAGTGCCGGCTGCGCCAGTGCCAGCTGCGGGCCCGGGTGAGCACGGACAGAGCTGGGTAGGGTCAGGTGCGGGAGAGCTGGTGGGTCCATGCATGGTTAGTTAAGTCTAGGCATGGATAAGCCAGGTGGGATTGGGCCTGACTGTATCTAGACAGGTGGGAAGGGGCCTGTCATGTCCAGATGAATGGGGCATGACCTTGTATGCTGGGCTGGCAGAACACCCCCACCAACCCTGGGTAGACAGAGTGGGGCCAGGTGTTTCCAGGTGGTCATGCATGTCAGTACAGATCAGCCAGGGCTGAGCATTCCTGGCAATGAGGGGTAGCAGGGAGGTGAGTCTGGGGAGGTAAGGCCAGGCCAGGTGGGTAGGGCTAGGGCAAGGCCGCCCTCCATCCACCTGGGGCTGACCTGGGCCTTCCTCCTGCCGGCACAGGAATCGTACAAGTACTTCCCTTCCTCGGTGAGTCCAGCCccccagggtggggtggggcatgCGGGCAGGGCAGTCAGGGCCAGTCCTGAGATTCTGCCCCGCAGCTCTCACCAGTGACGCCCTCAGAGTCCCTGCCAAGGCCCCGCCGGCCACTGCCCACCCAACAGCAGCCACAGCCATCACAGAAGTTAGGGCGCATCCGTGAAGATGAGGGGGCAGTGGCGTCATCAGCAGTCAAGGAGCCTCCTGAGGCTACAGCCACGCCTGAGCCACTCTCAGATGAGGACCTACCTCTGGATCCTGACCTGTATCAGGACTTCTGTGCAGGGGCCTTTGATGACCACGGCCTGGTGAGCAGACAGGAGCATCCACTGGTGGAAGGGTGGAGgttacagaagcagagagtatcCCTAATGAGGAGACAGAGGGTATGGAAGGCTGATATGGGACATGAGTAGGTGGTGGGGTTGTCATGAGCGGGGCAGGTGGGTCAGTGCATGCCCTGCTTGCAGCCCTggatgagcgacacagaagagtCCCCATTCCTGGACCCCGCGCTGCGGAAGAGGGCAGTGAAAGTGAAGCATGTGAAGCGTCGGGAGAAGAAGTCTGAGAAGAAGGTGATGGAGAGGGTAAAATGGATGTGGAAAGGCAGAGGGTGGGGTTGAGGGAGAGGCAGAGGTCAGAGGCTGAATGGGGCAAGAGCCAGAAAGGGC contains these protein-coding regions:
- the CXXC1 gene encoding CXXC-type zinc finger protein 1 isoform X3, translating into MEGDGSDPEPPDAGEDSKSENGENAPIYCICRKPDINCFMIGCDNCNEWFHGDCIRITEKMAKAIREWYCRECREKDPKLEIRYRHKKSRERDGNERDSSEPRDEGGGRKRPVPDPDLQRRAGSGTGVGAMLARGSASPHKSSPQPLVATPSQHHQQQQQQIKRSARMCGECEACRRTEDCGHCDFCRDMKKFGGPNKIRQKCRLRQCQLRARESYKYFPSSLSPVTPSESLPRPRRPLPTQQQPQPSQKLGRIREDEGAVASSAVKEPPEATATPEPLSDEDLPLDPDLYQDFCAGAFDDHGLPWMSDTEESPFLDPALRKRAVKVKHVKRREKKSEKKKEERYRRHRQKQKHKDKWKHPERADAKDPASLPQCLGPGCVRAAQPSSKYCSDDCGMKLAANRIYEILPQRIQQWQQSPCIAEEHGKKLLERIRREQQSARTRLQEMERRFHELEAIIQRAKQQAVREDEESNEGDSDDTDLQIFCVSCGHPINPRVALRHMERCYAKYESQTSFGSMYPTRIEGATRLFCDVYNPQSKTYCKRLQVLCPEHSRDPKVPADEVCGCPLVRDVFELTGDFCRLPKRQCNRHYCWEKLRRAEVDLERVRVWYKLDELFEQERNVRTAMTNRAGLLALMLHQTIQHDPLTTDLRSSADR
- the CXXC1 gene encoding CXXC-type zinc finger protein 1 isoform X1, which translates into the protein MEGDGSDPEPPDAGEDSKSENGENAPIYCICRKPDINCFMIGCDNCNEWFHGDCIRITEKMAKAIREWYCRECREKDPKLEIRYRHKKSRERDGNERDSSEPRDEGGGRKRPVPDPDLQRRAGSGTGVGAMLARGSASPHKSSPQPLVATPSQHHQQQQQQIKRSARMCGECEACRRTEDCGHCDFCRDMKKFGGPNKIRQKCRLRQCQLRARESYKYFPSSLSPVTPSESLPRPRRPLPTQQQPQPSQKLGRIREDEGAVASSAVKEPPEATATPEPLSDEDLPLDPDLYQDFCAGAFDDHGLPWMSDTEESPFLDPALRKRAVKVKHVKRREKKSEKKVMERKEERYRRHRQKQKHKDKWKHPERADAKDPASLPQCLGPGCVRAAQPSSKYCSDDCGMKLAANRIYEILPQRIQQWQQSPCIAEEHGKKLLERIRREQQSARTRLQEMERRFHELEAIIQRAKQQAVREDEESNEGDSDDTDLQIFCVSCGHPINPRVALRHMERCYAKYESQTSFGSMYPTRIEGATRLFCDVYNPQSKTYCKRLQVLCPEHSRDPKVPADEVCGCPLVRDVFELTGDFCRLPKRQCNRHYCWEKLRRAEVDLERVRVWYKLDELFEQERNVRTAMTNRAGLLALMLHQTIQHDPLTTDLRSSADR
- the CXXC1 gene encoding CXXC-type zinc finger protein 1 isoform X5, giving the protein MEGDGSDPEPPDAGEDSKSENGENAPIYCICRKPDINCFMIGCDNCNEWFHGDCIRITEKMAKAIREWYCRECREKDPKLEIRYRHKKSRERDGNERDSSEPRDEGGGRKRPVPDPDLQRRAGSGTGVGAMLARGSASPHKSSPQPLVATPSQHHQQQQQQIKRSARMCGECEACRRTEDCGHCDFCRDMKKFGGPNKIRQKCRLRQCQLRARLSPVTPSESLPRPRRPLPTQQQPQPSQKLGRIREDEGAVASSAVKEPPEATATPEPLSDEDLPLDPDLYQDFCAGAFDDHGLPWMSDTEESPFLDPALRKRAVKVKHVKRREKKSEKKKEERYRRHRQKQKHKDKWKHPERADAKDPASLPQCLGPGCVRAAQPSSKYCSDDCGMKLAANRIYEILPQRIQQWQQSPCIAEEHGKKLLERIRREQQSARTRLQEMERRFHELEAIIQRAKQQAVREDEESNEGDSDDTDLQIFCVSCGHPINPRVALRHMERCYAKYESQTSFGSMYPTRIEGATRLFCDVYNPQSKTYCKRLQVLCPEHSRDPKVPADEVCGCPLVRDVFELTGDFCRLPKRQCNRHYCWEKLRRAEVDLERVRVWYKLDELFEQERNVRTAMTNRAGLLALMLHQTIQHDPLTTDLRSSADR
- the CXXC1 gene encoding CXXC-type zinc finger protein 1 isoform X4 — protein: MEGDGSDPEPPDAGEDSKSENGENAPIYCICRKPDINCFMIGCDNCNEWFHGDCIRITEKMAKAIREWYCRECREKDPKLEIRYRHKKSRERDGNERDSSEPRDEGGGRKRPVPDPDLQRRAGSGTGVGAMLARGSASPHKSSPQPLVATPSQHHQQQQQQIKRSARMCGECEACRRTEDCGHCDFCRDMKKFGGPNKIRQKCRLRQCQLRARLSPVTPSESLPRPRRPLPTQQQPQPSQKLGRIREDEGAVASSAVKEPPEATATPEPLSDEDLPLDPDLYQDFCAGAFDDHGLPWMSDTEESPFLDPALRKRAVKVKHVKRREKKSEKKVMERKEERYRRHRQKQKHKDKWKHPERADAKDPASLPQCLGPGCVRAAQPSSKYCSDDCGMKLAANRIYEILPQRIQQWQQSPCIAEEHGKKLLERIRREQQSARTRLQEMERRFHELEAIIQRAKQQAVREDEESNEGDSDDTDLQIFCVSCGHPINPRVALRHMERCYAKYESQTSFGSMYPTRIEGATRLFCDVYNPQSKTYCKRLQVLCPEHSRDPKVPADEVCGCPLVRDVFELTGDFCRLPKRQCNRHYCWEKLRRAEVDLERVRVWYKLDELFEQERNVRTAMTNRAGLLALMLHQTIQHDPLTTDLRSSADR